One Armatimonadota bacterium genomic window, GTCCACTTCCCATTATATATGCGCCCGCTTATGTATGCGCCCGCCCCGCAAGGCCACGCCTGGACAGGGTCCCGCCGGGCATAGAGGGAGATAGCCGGCCTCCCGGGCCGGGAACCACCCGGCACGGGCGCGCGCTAGCCGTGGGGGAGTGGGAGACTGTCGATGGACAGGGCGATCGGCGCCGCAGTCGCAGCGGCCGTCGTGGTGGTGGGCGTGGCGGCGGTGGACCGCCCGCCGGCCGCCGGGGCCGCGGCGGTGGACGTCCTGGTGGTGGGGGGCGCGCCGCCGGGCCTCGCCGCCGCCGTGGCCGCCGCGCGCCGCGGAAGGACCGTCCTGCTGGTCGAGTCCCGCGAGGCGATCGGGGGCGACATCACCCTGGCCTGGCTGAACATGCTGGACCTCAACCGGACGCCCCGGGGACAGCTGCTCGCGGGAGGCCTGTTCGCCCTCGTCTACCAGCAGTTGGGACAGACCTTCGACATCGGCCGGGCGCAGCAGGTCTTCGACGACCTCGTCCGCTCACAGCCCCGCGTCCTGGTCCGGACCCACACCGCGGTGGTCCGACCGCTTCTGACCTCCGGGGCGCTGGCCGGGGCGGTGGTGGCGGATCTCCAGACCGGCGAGCCCTGGACGGTGCGGGCCCGCCAGGTCATCGACGCCAGCGACGACGGCGCGCTGGCCGCGGCCAGCGGCGTGCCGTTCACCGTGGGCCGGGAGGACGGCGGACGGGACCGGCGCACCCAGGCCGCCACCCTGATCTTCCGGCTGTCCGGGGTGGACCCGGCCGCCGTCGCCCGCTACATCGCCGCCGAAGACGTGCCCCACCGCCGGGGAGGCGTCCGCGGCCGGTACGCATGGGGGTACAGCCAGATCGCCCGCCGCTACGTCCCGTCCTCCCCCCGGCTGGGCCTGTTCGACCTGAACCTGGGATGGCAGAGCGACGGAACTGTGCTGGTCAACGCCCTGCAGATCTTCGACGTGGACGGGACCGACCCCGCCTCGGTGGCCCAGGGCCGGGCGCTGGCAGAAGCCGAACTGCCCGCGGTGGTGGCGTTCCTGCGCGAGACAGCCCCCGGCTTTGCCGCTGCCACCCTGGTGGGGGCGGCCCCGCACCTGTACATCCGCGAGACCCGCCACACCATCGGGCTGTACCGCATGACCGCCGACGACATCATGCACGAGCGGGTCTTCCCCGACCGCATCGCGGTGGCCTCGTATCCCATGGACCTGCACCCCTACGCCCGCGGCCAGCCCAACCTCCTGCGCCCGGTGCGCCGGGTGTACACGGTGCCCTTCCGGGCCCTGGTGGCCCGGGGCGCAGACAACCTGATGGTGGTCGGCAAAGCCCTGTCGGCCACCCACCTGGCGTGGGGGTCGCTGCGGATCATCCCCACCGGGATGGCGCTGGGAGAGGCCGCCGGGGAGGCCGCCGCCCTGGCGCTGGAGCACGGCGTCACGCCCGCCCGTCTGGCGGCCGACCCCCGCCTGATCGGCGAGCTGCAGCGCCGCCTGGTGGCGGCGGGAGCCTACCTGCCGGCGGCTCGCCGCGGGCACGCCGAGAAGGCGCGCCTCAGCGCGTCTGCGCCCTGATCAGGCGGGCCGGCGCGGGCGGCCGTCCGCCCGCGCCGCCGCGACCAGCAGGGGAACCGCCGCCGCCTGGGCGCCGAGCGAGAACGCCGCCGCATGGGCCGGAGAGGTCTCGTACAGGACACCCATCAGGGCGCTGCCGGCAAACCAGGTGAGTCCATACCAGGCGTGGAACAGGCCGAAGGCCGCGCCGCGGCGCTGCGGCCCGACCATGACCGCCACCGCCGCGCGCATGGACGACTCCTGGGCGCCCATGCCCACACCCCACAGCGCCACCCCCGCCAGCACCGCGGGCAGTGCCCCCAGGAAGACCAGGGGCGCAAACAGGGCGGCGGCCGCCACGGCCCCCGCCAGGGCCGGGAAGCCCACGCGGTCGAACAGCCGGCCGACCAGCAGAGCCGCCAGGGCGTCCACGGTCATGGCCAGGGCGTACAGCGCCGGGATCCCGGCCTCCGCCACCAGCCCGTTCCGCGCCACGTGGAAGGCCACCAGGGGAAAGTCGGCATACCCGGCGGCCACCAGGCCGGCGGCGGCCAGGTACAGCCAGAACCCGCGCGGCAGTCCGGCCGGCACCGACGGGGTCTCCACCTCCAGGCGCCGGGGGGACGGGAACGACACGCGCGCCAGCCGCAGCGTGGCCAGGGCCACCACGGCGGGGACCGCCAGCACCGCGAAGGCTGTCCGATAACTTCCGCCCGCCCCCAGAATCGCCGCCACCAGCAGCGGACCCGCCACCGCTCCCACCTGATCCAGGGCTTCGTGCAGGCCGAATCCCCACCCCCGGCCCACGGCCGCGGCGGCGTGGGACAGCATGGCGTCCCGGGCGGGGGTGCGGACCGCCTTGCCGATCCGTTCGGCCACGATCAACCCGGCAGCCACCTCCCACCGGCCGGCCAGCGCCAGCAGCGGCACGGCCAGCAGGTTGACAGCGTAGCCGACGCCGGTGACGGCCCAGTAGCGTCCCGTGCGGTCGCTGAGGTAGCCGGAGACCGCCCGCAGCCCGTAGCCGGCGAGCTCTCCCAGACCGGAAGTGGTCGCCACCACGACGGCGCCGGCGCCCAGGACGCCCAGGAACGGGCCGATGACGCTGCGGGCGCCCTCGTAGGTCATGTCGGCCGCCAGGCTCACCACACCCAGCAGGACGATGAACCGCAGCGCCTGCGTGGTCGGACGCGTTGCCTCCCGCACGGTCATCCTGACCCCCGGGAACCGGCCCGCCGACGGTCGTCCAGGGGATCGCGGCCCACCAGGACCTCGATGGCCCGGGTCCACGCCGTCCCTTCTCCGGCGCTCAGCCCTTCGTGCCGGAAGCGGTAGTCCTGCTTGCGGATGAACTCCTCCAGCTGGCGCCCCAGCACCTCCAGCGCGGCCACCTGCAGCGCGGCCAGCAGCTGGCGCGCGCGGGCGTCGGGGGCCAGGTCCCACGCGGCCCGCAGGTGCGGCAGGCACAGGGGCGCGTCGGTGCCCAGCCTGGCGCGCACCTGCTCGTCATCCAGACGCTGCACCACCGCCTCCAGCGCGTTGTGCTCCGCCTGGCGCGCCACCCGACAGGCCGGGCAGGGCTGGGTGGGCGACGGCAGGCGCGGCACAGGCCCGGATCCGCGGAGCCGGCGGACGCCCTCGGCGACAGCCCGCAGGTCCCGGGCGAGTTCCTGCACCAGATGGTGGTAGACGATGGACACGCCCAGGGTGTCGTAAAACTGGGTCAGCATCCAGGCGTGGTGGCGACAAAACCCCCGGGACCGCAGCAGTGCGTCCCGGACCCCGGGATCGTTGACCTGTTCGTACAGGAATCCCCACAGGTACCGGCGCACCGATGCGGAGATGACACGGCAGACCGGACAGCCGCCCTCCCGCAGGGCCTCCCGCACCTTGACCATGGTGATGTCGTCGGGCGGGACCTCCGGAGACGAGGTGGGATGCGCCGGCATGGGTCACTTCCGGGATGCCGGGGGATCCTGGTGGTGGCGCGCCAGGAACGCGAACAGCCTCTCTCGCGCCGACGGTTCTTCCTGCGCCGCGGAGGCCCGCCCTCCCGGCGTCCTCAGGCGTCCGACCAGAGGCTCCAGCAGGGCCAGAGATTTCTCGGCCTGGGCGATGGACGCCGTCAGCCCCGTGACGTTCATCTGCAGGTCCCTGACGGCCTCCCGGGCCTCGAACACCCGGTGGCGCAGCAGCGCCAGCTCTGCGCGGGCCGCGCCCAGGGCGTCCGCGGCGCCGTGCTCATGGCCGTCCGCGTGCGCGGCCGCCCCATAGCCCAGCAGGATCAGGACCGCGTCTTCGGGCGACCACCCCTGAGCCCGGGCCAGATCCAGGACCCGAGCCCACAGCGCAGGCTCCAGGACCAGCGTGATGGTCACCATGGCCGGGCGCGCAGGAGCACCTCCCGCAGGCGGGCGATCAGCCCCCGGGGCGCGGGGGCGGGTGGGTGAACGGCGGACGACGCCGTCAGGGCCTGGCGCTCACGCTGGAGGGCGAACAGAGCCGCCCGCAGCTTCTGGTAGCGGGGGCTGAGGGTGGCGACCGCCTCCCGCAGCTCGGCCACCCGGGCCTCCAGTTCCGCCGCCCGCGTACGCATCAGCAGCAGGTGGGCGCGGGCTTCCCGCCACTGGAGTTCCCGGGCCCGGGGGCCGTCGGCGGAGGCGTCCCACGCCTCCTGGTCCGCACCGTAGTGGCGGACGCCCTCCCGGACCAGCCAGACGAATCCGTCCGCTTCCGACCGCCCCCGCGCGCGCAGGAAGGTGGCCAGCCGGCGGTAGTCTTCGTCGGTCAGGACGATGCGGACGGTCACGGGTGTGTCCGCCATAAACAATACAGCTCCTACCGCCTTCCGGTAGGAGCCATCAGCCCGCCGAAACGGGCGATGACGCGGGCTCCATCGCCTCTTCCCGTGGGCAGGCTGCCGACGCGCGACAGCCGCCCTGGTGCCGGGGGACGGACTTGAACCGCCGACGCCGGGCTCTTCAGGCCCGCGCTCTACCAGCTGAGCTACCCCGGCATGGCGGGAGCGACGGGATTTGAACCCGCGATCTCCTGCGTGACAGGCAGGTGTGTTGAACCAGGCTACACCACGCCCCCGCTCCGCTCCCGCACAGGGCATTATACAGGAGAACAGAGGCACGAGGGAAGAAGGAACAGGGGTCGGAGATCTCACCGTTTCCTGCGAGGTCCTCCGTGACAGCGCTGCCGTCGCACCTGGACCTGGTCTACCACGCCCGCGAACCCTATCCCCGCGCCGTCCCCCTGGACGCGGTCTACGCGGACCTGGAGCTGCCCGCCGGACGCCCGGGGCGCCCGTTCGTGTACCTGAATATGGTCCAGACCCTCGACGGGCAGACGGTCGTCGGCGGGTCGGCGTGGACCATCGGCACCGAGGTGGACCACCACCTGTTCCGCCAGCTGCGGGTGCACGCCGACGCGGTCCTCTCCGGCGCCGGCACCCTGCGCCGGGACGACGTGGTGGTGACCACCCACCCCGAATTGCAGGAGCGGCGCCGGCGGGCAGGACAGCCGCCCAACCCCCCGGCGGTCCTGCTCAGCGCCACCTGCCGGTTCGCGCCGGAGGTGTTCGGCAAGGAGTTCTTCCGGCGCACCGACTTCGACCGCCTCATCCTCACCACGCCCCGGGCCGCCCCCGCCGACATCGCGCAGGTCCGCGCCCGGGGAGTGCCCGTGGAGATCGTGCCGGCCGGCCCGGACGGCGGCGTGGACCTGGAGGAAGCCCTGCACCACCTGGCCGGGCGGGGGGTCCGCCGGCTGCTGTGCGAGGGCGGTCCCACTCTGGCCGCCGCCCTGGCGCGGGCCGCCCTGCTGGACGAGGTGTTCCTGACGGTGACCCTGCGCATTGGTGGAGACCCCTCCCAGCCGCGCCTGTTCGCCGGCCCGGTGAGAGCGGGTCCCCTGGACGTGGTCAGCCTCTACCACTACCGGGAGGGCGGCCTGCGGGAGGTCTACCTGCGCTTTCGCCTGACGTCCCCCTGACAGGCCCGGCAGGATTCCTGCTCCGCGAGTCTGACCCAGGAGTTTCCCTGGAAGATCCCGGGCATTTCTTCTAGGATGGAGGCTTTTTCCGCCATGAGCGTCTCGGGCCGGGCCCAGGCGGCGGCCGCAGTGGTGCGGCGCCTGAACGCAGCGGTGAAATCCCGCCGGCTGTACGCGGCGGGGCACCCGCTGCGCGCCCAGACGGTGCAGGCTCTGGCGGCCACCCTCGCCTCCTTCCACGAGCGTTACGGTGGATTCGTCCTGGAAACCCACCGGGACGGCCTGATCCTGGAAGGACGGCCGTTTGAGGGAGGCGAGTCCATCGACAGCCTGGCCCTGCAGCTGTACTCGGCCGGCGTCTGGCAGCTGATCCTGCTGCCGGGCATCGCCGAGGACGAGCTCCACCGGCTGCTGGACGTGGTGACCACGGACCCGGACGCCATCCTGCGGGAGGGAGGGCTGGCGGGACTGCTGGTCGCCCACCGCATCGAGCGCGCGCGGGTGGTGGAGCTGCGCCCGGGGGAGGACGACCCCGCCCAGATCTCCCTGGAGACGTACCACCGCCTGCTGGACGGCTCCCTGTCGGCTGCGGAGCGGGCGGCGCTGGTGGGTGTGCTGCGAGCCGGGCCTCAGCATGCCGCCCGGCTGCTGGCCGTCCTGGTGGAGCGGACCCGCCAGGCGTTCGCCGACACCGCCGAGGGTGCAGCCCTGGGCCGGCGGGTGTACGCCGCGCTGGCCGCGGTGGACCGTCTGATCGCGGACACCCCCGCCGCCGAGTCCCAGCAGCTTCTGCAGCACCTGGCGGCGGCGGTGACGGACCTGTCCGACCCGCAGGCCCGCGACGTGCACCGGACCGTGCTGGAGCGGGCCGCCCAGGACCTGTCGGCGCGGGCCCTGCTGGCGGCGATGACCAGCGAGCAGATCGCCCGCATGGTCATTCCCTGCCTGGAGGAGGGCACCCCGCCCCCGCAGGCCGCGCAGGTGGCCCAGGGCCTTCCCTTTGACCCCGACAAGGCGCGCGACGCGCTGGCCCTGGTGAGCCAGCACACCGGGCGCACCCTGGACCTGCCGCCGGTCCCCGAGGAACTGCGGCTGCCCCCGTGGGTCCGGGACATCCCCCAGGACCTCTCCGACTACCAGGTGTCTGACGACAGCCTGCAGGTCACCGACGAGGAGATCGCCGCCCTGCGGAAGGACGCGCGGGTGGACGAGGACGCGGTCCTCCAGGCGCACGCTCTGGCCCTGGCGCGTCTGGCCCGCGCGGAGTCGGACGTCCAGGAACTTGAGGCCACCCTGGCCGCGGTGGACGCCGACGTGGCCGCTCTGCTGGAGCGGGGCGCGACGGACGTGGCGGCCGCCGTCGTCTCTTACCTGGCGCCGGTCCTGCGGGCGCCCGGCCGGGTGGGCGACGCCGCCCGCACGGGAGTGCGCCGGATCGTGGTGGGAATGGCCACCCGCCTCTCGGCCCGCGAACTGCTGGCCTGGCCCGAGGACCACCCGCTGCTGGAGGCCTGGCGCGCGCTCGGCCCGGGCCTGGCCGCCGACCTGGTCCGCGCCGCCTCGGGTGAGCGGGACCCGGCGCGCCGACAGGCGCTGACGGCCGTTCTGGTCCGCATGGGGGATACGGCGGTGGACGCTCTGGGGGCCGCCCTGCTCGACCGCACCGCCGCCGTGGCCCGCGCCGCTGTCCTGCCGCTGGCCCACATCCGGACACCCCGGGCTCTGTCCGCCCTGCGGTCGGCGACCCGCCACCCCGATCCCGTGGTGCGCCGGGAGGTGGTGGCGGCCCTGGGCCCCCTGCCCGGGGCAGACGCCCAGGCCGCCCTGCTGGCCTTCCTGCCGGACCCGGACCTGGACGTCCGGGAGGCATGCGTGCGCCACCTGCGGCCGGAGACGGTCCGGCGGGCCGTCGGGGCCCTGGCCGACCTGCTCATGCGGCCCGACACCGGGACCCGCCCGCACCTGCGCCTGCGGGTCATTGACCTCCTGGCCGCCTCCGGCGCCCAGGAGGCGATTCCGGCGCTGCGGCGCGTGAGCTCGCCGTTCCGGCTGCGCCGCCGCGACCGCGAGGTCGCCCGGGCCGCCCGGACCGCGCTGGCCCGGCTGCGGCAGGGCGGGTCCGCCGCCCGGAGGGAATAGTCCGTGACGCGCCCGCGGAGCTCCTCGGTCACGGCCACGCTGCTGCGGTACCTCGCCACCGCCTGCAAGCACCGGGCCATGTACCCTCCCGAGCACCCGGTCGTCCGGCGCGCCCTGGACGACCTGGTGCAGCTGCTGGACCTGCTGCTGCGGGACCGGGACGTCATCACCTTCCAGATCTACGAGGACACGTTCTTCCTGGACAACCAGATGCTGCCCGAGGAGAGCCTGCGGTATGCCGCTCTGCTCACCGCCTGCCTGGAGCGGGGCGTGGGGGTGTGCGCGATCCGCCGGGGGATCAGCGCTCAGGAGGCGCACGCCTTCGTGAACCTGCTCACCACGCCGACCGCCGTCGTGCGCGCCCGCGGCGGGCCGGCGGCCGTCCTCGCGGAGTCCGGGGTGCAGCATGTCACCGTGGAGTCCCCTCGGGAGGCGCCCCCCACCGAGATGCCCGTGGAGGTCGAGCCGGCCAGCGCCTACCAGGCGGGGACCCTGGTGGCCCAGGAGCTCCGCGCCCAGGCAGTGCGCCGCCAGCCTCTGGACATGCGCCGCGCCCGGGTCTTCCTCTCGGCGGCGATCGAGGTGGTCCTGGAGAACCGGTCCGCCCTGCTGGCGCTGATGGCTGACCGGAGCCACGACGAATCCAGCGCCTACCACGCCGTCAACGTGGCGCTGCTGGCCCTGGTGATCGGCACCCGGCTGGAGCTCAGCCGGGAGGCGCTGATGGCCCTTGGCATGGGCGCCCTGCTGCACGACATCGGCAAGGTGCGCGTCGGTCCCGACCTGCTCAACCGCGCCACGCCCCTGGAGCCCGACGAGCAGTCCGCGCTGGACCGGCACCCCGCCCACGGGGCCAACATCCTGCGCGACCTGGACGGCCTGGGCCGGCTGGCCATGGTGTGCGCCCTGGAGCACCACCTGCACGCCGACGGTTCCGGCTACCCCGAGCCCGCCGGCGGGGTCCGCCCGCACCTGTTCTCCCGCATCGTCGCCGTGGCGGACACCTACGACACGGTGACGTCGGCCCGCCGGGGCACCCAGCGCCCGCTGCGCCCCGACCTGGCCATGAAGTGGATCGCCGTCGGGCTGGGCAGCATCTACGACCCGGTGGTGGGCAAGGTGTTCCTGAAGATGATGGGTGTCTATCCGGTGGGCAGCCTGGTGCAGCTCAACACCGGCGAGGTGGCCGTGGTGGTCCGGCCCGCCGAGAGCCGGGTGAACTGCCCGGTGGTCCAGGTGGTCCGCGATGGCCGCCCGGCGGAGGTCGTCGATCTGGCGGTCGCCGCGGACAGGTGGATCGTGACCGGCGTGGATCCCGCGGATGCCGGCGTGGACGCCGCGGCCGTCCTGCAGTCCTCGGCCGCCTAGGGCCGGACATCGGAACAAAAACAAGAGGCGGCACACTGCGCCGTCCTCTTGTTTCACCCAACATCCGTTGGGTCGTTACTTCTTCTTCTTGGCCTTCTTCTTGGCCATGGACCACCCTCCCCCGCGTTGCGCCGGGGCTGCCGTCGGGCGCCCCACGCAGAATGGACGGTCCTGTGACCGTCGCGCACATTAGTTCGCCACCACATGTCGTTTTCCTTCCGTCCATGGCCACAAAATTTGGGGGCGAACGCCCGCGTGCGGCGACGCAGGGAGATGGCGGAGCCTGAGGGAACCTCAACGCCCGGATGCGCGTCCTGGCCTGCGCCCTGGTCAGTATCCTCCTGCTGCCCCTCGCGGTCCAGGCCCAGCCCCCCGCCACCGATGCGGCGGGACACTGGGCCGAGGACCGCATCCGGCTCCTGGTCCGGCGCGGGATCGTCGACGTCACCGGCGGCCTGTTCTCCCCCGATCTGGCGGTGACACGCGCCGAGTTCATCGCCTGGCTGGTCCGGGCGCTGGGCCTTCCGCTGCGTCCGTCGTCGTCTGCCGTCACGGACGTTCCCGCCTCCCACCCGCTCGCCCCGTACGTGGAGGCGGCCGTCGTCTTCGGGCTGGTTCCCCGCGGACAGACCTTCGCGCCGGATGCGCCGGTCACGCGGGCGGACGCAGTGGCCCAGGTGGTGTCAGCTCTGGGATATGCCTTTGAGGCCGTGGCGCTCGCCGACGAGCCGCCCCTGTACGACGACGTGGCCGAGCTGCCGCCGGCGCTGCGCGGCGCCATCGCCGTGGCGGCGCGCACCGATCCCCCGCTGTGGCAGGAACCCCCCGCGGCGCAGTTCCGCCCCTCCGCCGCCCTCACGCGGGCGGAGGCCGCGGGACTGGTCGGCGGCGCCCTGCTGGCCTCGGAGCAGGGTCTGCGGCTGCGGTACGCGCTGGGCGCGGAGGGGCTGGACCTGCTGGTCGAGCGCCGCGGCGTCCTGCGGATCCCGCCCCTCTGGCGGGTGCAGGTCGGCGCCTTCACCAGCGAGGACAACGCGCGGCGGCTGGCGGCGGCCGTGGAGGCCCGCGGGCTGCCGGTCGTGGTGGAATTTGTGGACGGGCTGTACAAGGTGCGGGTGGGAGCCTTCGCCACCCCCGCGGAGGCGGCGCTGGCGCGGGACGAACTGGCATCCGAGGGCTATCCCACGTGGGTGGTCCAGACGGTGGCGAACCCCGACATCCTGCCGGGGCCGTTCCGGGTAGCGGCGGTGGTGGTGGACACCCGTCGGGGGCTGCAGATCCGCCCCGCCGTCGGCGACGGCCAGCGGATGCGGCGGGTCCGCACCACCGACGTGGCCCGGCGTCTGCGGGCCCTGGCGGCGGTGAACGCCAATTTCTTCAGCCCGTCCGGGGATCCCCTGGGGTGCCTGATGGTGGACGGCGCGCTGCTCAGCGAGCCGGACCCCCAGCGTTCCTGCGCGGGGCTGACCGACGACGGCGGAGTGGTCATCGACCGGGTCGGCTGGGACGCCGCGGTGGTCACCCCCGACGCCCGGGCAACCCTGGACGGGGTCAACCGCGAGCGCGGCCCCCACGAGCTGATCCTGTACCGGCCGCCGTTCGACACCTCCACCCGGACCAACCCCTACGGCGCGGAGGCGGTCGTGCGCGGGGGCGTGGTCGTCGCCGTTACCGACGGACGGGGAAACACGGCGATTCCTCCCGACGGAGTCGTGATCTCGGGCCACGGGCGGGCACGCCAGTGGATCCTGCAGCACCTGGCGGCGGGCACGCCGGTGGACGTGCAGGTCCGCCTGGTGCCGGCGTCCGGCGACCCCCGCTGGGAGCGGGTCAGGCACGCCGTGGGCGGGGGGCCGCGGCTGCTGGCCGGCGGCCAGCTGGTGTCCGACGAAGGTTTCCCCGCCACCCTGGTGTCCCTCCGCCATCCCCGGACGGCCCTGGGCATCCTTGCCGACGGCCGCATCGCGCTGGTGGTGGTGGACGGCCGGCAGCCCACCCACAGTCTGGGGATGACGCTGGTGGAGCTGGCCCTGGAGCTGTACCGGCTGGGCGCGGTGGACGGGATCAACCTCGACGGCGGCGGCTCCAGCACCCTGGTGGCCGGAGGCCGACTGATGAACCGGCCCGCCGACGAAACCGGCGAGCGCATGGTGCCGGCGGCGCTGGTCGTCCTCCCGGCGGGACCGTAAAAAGGGAAGAGGGAACAGGGAGCCTCTAACGCAGTTTGCCCTTTTCCTTTTTCCCTTTTCCCTTTTCCCTTATTCCAGCAGTGCCGCGTCGTCGGGCGTGTCGATGTCGCGCGCGGCCTCGGGGGGAATCTCGACGGTCACGACGTGCCGGGGATAGGTCCGCAGCACCTGGCGGGCTCCCTGGTCCCCATCCAGCACCAGCAGCTCCAGGAACAGGGCGCGGTCAAACAGCACGGGGACCCCCACCACGTCTCCGTAGCGGCAGGCGACGATCTTGCTCTGGGTGGTCTGGTAGACCTCCCGCAGCCGCCGGACGGTGCCGGCGTCGATGAACGGCTGGTCCGCCAGGAGGATCACGACCGCGCGGGTGTCCTCGGGCAGGGCCTGGATGCCCGCGCGGATGGACGTGCTCATGCCTTCGGCATGGTCGGGGTTCTCCACCACCGTGGCC contains:
- a CDS encoding FAD-dependent oxidoreductase: MDRAIGAAVAAAVVVVGVAAVDRPPAAGAAAVDVLVVGGAPPGLAAAVAAARRGRTVLLVESREAIGGDITLAWLNMLDLNRTPRGQLLAGGLFALVYQQLGQTFDIGRAQQVFDDLVRSQPRVLVRTHTAVVRPLLTSGALAGAVVADLQTGEPWTVRARQVIDASDDGALAAASGVPFTVGREDGGRDRRTQAATLIFRLSGVDPAAVARYIAAEDVPHRRGGVRGRYAWGYSQIARRYVPSSPRLGLFDLNLGWQSDGTVLVNALQIFDVDGTDPASVAQGRALAEAELPAVVAFLRETAPGFAAATLVGAAPHLYIRETRHTIGLYRMTADDIMHERVFPDRIAVASYPMDLHPYARGQPNLLRPVRRVYTVPFRALVARGADNLMVVGKALSATHLAWGSLRIIPTGMALGEAAGEAAALALEHGVTPARLAADPRLIGELQRRLVAAGAYLPAARRGHAEKARLSASAP
- a CDS encoding MFS transporter, producing the protein MTVREATRPTTQALRFIVLLGVVSLAADMTYEGARSVIGPFLGVLGAGAVVVATTSGLGELAGYGLRAVSGYLSDRTGRYWAVTGVGYAVNLLAVPLLALAGRWEVAAGLIVAERIGKAVRTPARDAMLSHAAAAVGRGWGFGLHEALDQVGAVAGPLLVAAILGAGGSYRTAFAVLAVPAVVALATLRLARVSFPSPRRLEVETPSVPAGLPRGFWLYLAAAGLVAAGYADFPLVAFHVARNGLVAEAGIPALYALAMTVDALAALLVGRLFDRVGFPALAGAVAAAALFAPLVFLGALPAVLAGVALWGVGMGAQESSMRAAVAVMVGPQRRGAAFGLFHAWYGLTWFAGSALMGVLYETSPAHAAAFSLGAQAAAVPLLVAAARADGRPRRPA
- a CDS encoding DUF6062 family protein gives rise to the protein MPAHPTSSPEVPPDDITMVKVREALREGGCPVCRVISASVRRYLWGFLYEQVNDPGVRDALLRSRGFCRHHAWMLTQFYDTLGVSIVYHHLVQELARDLRAVAEGVRRLRGSGPVPRLPSPTQPCPACRVARQAEHNALEAVVQRLDDEQVRARLGTDAPLCLPHLRAAWDLAPDARARQLLAALQVAALEVLGRQLEEFIRKQDYRFRHEGLSAGEGTAWTRAIEVLVGRDPLDDRRRAGSRGSG
- a CDS encoding dihydrofolate reductase family protein; this translates as MTALPSHLDLVYHAREPYPRAVPLDAVYADLELPAGRPGRPFVYLNMVQTLDGQTVVGGSAWTIGTEVDHHLFRQLRVHADAVLSGAGTLRRDDVVVTTHPELQERRRRAGQPPNPPAVLLSATCRFAPEVFGKEFFRRTDFDRLILTTPRAAPADIAQVRARGVPVEIVPAGPDGGVDLEEALHHLAGRGVRRLLCEGGPTLAAALARAALLDEVFLTVTLRIGGDPSQPRLFAGPVRAGPLDVVSLYHYREGGLREVYLRFRLTSP
- a CDS encoding HEAT repeat domain-containing protein, which produces MSVSGRAQAAAAVVRRLNAAVKSRRLYAAGHPLRAQTVQALAATLASFHERYGGFVLETHRDGLILEGRPFEGGESIDSLALQLYSAGVWQLILLPGIAEDELHRLLDVVTTDPDAILREGGLAGLLVAHRIERARVVELRPGEDDPAQISLETYHRLLDGSLSAAERAALVGVLRAGPQHAARLLAVLVERTRQAFADTAEGAALGRRVYAALAAVDRLIADTPAAESQQLLQHLAAAVTDLSDPQARDVHRTVLERAAQDLSARALLAAMTSEQIARMVIPCLEEGTPPPQAAQVAQGLPFDPDKARDALALVSQHTGRTLDLPPVPEELRLPPWVRDIPQDLSDYQVSDDSLQVTDEEIAALRKDARVDEDAVLQAHALALARLARAESDVQELEATLAAVDADVAALLERGATDVAAAVVSYLAPVLRAPGRVGDAARTGVRRIVVGMATRLSARELLAWPEDHPLLEAWRALGPGLAADLVRAASGERDPARRQALTAVLVRMGDTAVDALGAALLDRTAAVARAAVLPLAHIRTPRALSALRSATRHPDPVVRREVVAALGPLPGADAQAALLAFLPDPDLDVREACVRHLRPETVRRAVGALADLLMRPDTGTRPHLRLRVIDLLAASGAQEAIPALRRVSSPFRLRRRDREVARAARTALARLRQGGSAARRE
- a CDS encoding HD domain-containing protein → MTRPRSSSVTATLLRYLATACKHRAMYPPEHPVVRRALDDLVQLLDLLLRDRDVITFQIYEDTFFLDNQMLPEESLRYAALLTACLERGVGVCAIRRGISAQEAHAFVNLLTTPTAVVRARGGPAAVLAESGVQHVTVESPREAPPTEMPVEVEPASAYQAGTLVAQELRAQAVRRQPLDMRRARVFLSAAIEVVLENRSALLALMADRSHDESSAYHAVNVALLALVIGTRLELSREALMALGMGALLHDIGKVRVGPDLLNRATPLEPDEQSALDRHPAHGANILRDLDGLGRLAMVCALEHHLHADGSGYPEPAGGVRPHLFSRIVAVADTYDTVTSARRGTQRPLRPDLAMKWIAVGLGSIYDPVVGKVFLKMMGVYPVGSLVQLNTGEVAVVVRPAESRVNCPVVQVVRDGRPAEVVDLAVAADRWIVTGVDPADAGVDAAAVLQSSAA
- a CDS encoding phosphodiester glycosidase family protein produces the protein MRVLACALVSILLLPLAVQAQPPATDAAGHWAEDRIRLLVRRGIVDVTGGLFSPDLAVTRAEFIAWLVRALGLPLRPSSSAVTDVPASHPLAPYVEAAVVFGLVPRGQTFAPDAPVTRADAVAQVVSALGYAFEAVALADEPPLYDDVAELPPALRGAIAVAARTDPPLWQEPPAAQFRPSAALTRAEAAGLVGGALLASEQGLRLRYALGAEGLDLLVERRGVLRIPPLWRVQVGAFTSEDNARRLAAAVEARGLPVVVEFVDGLYKVRVGAFATPAEAALARDELASEGYPTWVVQTVANPDILPGPFRVAAVVVDTRRGLQIRPAVGDGQRMRRVRTTDVARRLRALAAVNANFFSPSGDPLGCLMVDGALLSEPDPQRSCAGLTDDGGVVIDRVGWDAAVVTPDARATLDGVNRERGPHELILYRPPFDTSTRTNPYGAEAVVRGGVVVAVTDGRGNTAIPPDGVVISGHGRARQWILQHLAAGTPVDVQVRLVPASGDPRWERVRHAVGGGPRLLAGGQLVSDEGFPATLVSLRHPRTALGILADGRIALVVVDGRQPTHSLGMTLVELALELYRLGAVDGINLDGGGSSTLVAGGRLMNRPADETGERMVPAALVVLPAGP
- a CDS encoding nucleotidyltransferase family protein, giving the protein MSDAVPVAAVVLAAGSSRRMGRPKLLLTYRGRPLLVRVVEAAWEGGCDPVVVVLGADADRYRPVLEGTPATVVENPDHAEGMSTSIRAGIQALPEDTRAVVILLADQPFIDAGTVRRLREVYQTTQSKIVACRYGDVVGVPVLFDRALFLELLVLDGDQGARQVLRTYPRHVVTVEIPPEAARDIDTPDDAALLE